DNA from Actinoplanes sp. SE50/110:
GCAAGGTCCACGGCGGCTGTCAATTCCCTGCGAATCAATCCCGCCCGAATCGGCGTTCTGCGACGCGGCGACGCGATGCGAGGCACGCTGGTGGTAGCCGACGACATCGTCACCACCGGGGCCACGCTGGCCGCCGCGGTACGTCGTCTAGAGGAGGCGGGCATGCAGGTCACGGGCGCCGCGGTACTGGCAGCTACACAACTTCGCCGATCCTGTCCCGGGATTTGACTGTCACCACGCGATCGTTTGCCGATAGAGGCGAACGTCAGCCATCCGGTATCCCCAACGAGGGGTGACTCGCAGGGATCGGCAGGTTAGCGTCTAGGTGACGAGGGTAGGGTTCATCAACTTACCCGCCCGCCGGGAGCTGCGCTTTCCGCCGTACCGGAAAGGAGTCGTCTCACCCACGTTGCCGCGGTGCTCTTCTTCCAAGCTCGCGGCGTCTTTCTCAAGCATCACCCTGCGCCGGCATCCGGCGCCCCATGAATTACACGTTGGGGGAGGTCACGAGTGGACATTGTCGTCAAGGGCCGCAACGTAGAGGTTCCCGACCACTATCGAGAGCATGTCGCCGACAAGCTGAGCAAGGTCGAGCGGTACGACCAGAAGCTGATGCGGGTCGACGTGGAGCTGTTCCACGAGCGCAATCCGCGCCAGTCGGACACCTGCCAGCGCGTCGAGATCACCGTCATGACCAAGGGACCGGTGGTCCGCGCCGAGGCTCAGGCACAGGATTTCTACGCAGCTCTGGACTGCGCCATCAACAAACTGGACGCCCGGTTGCGCCGTTCCGCCGACCGGCGCCGCGTCCACCGCGGACGGCATGCACCGGTCTCGGTCGCCGCCGCCACCGCGAACCTGCCCACCGATCTGACCCGGGGCGGCGCCGCCACGCTGACCGCCGAGCCCGAGGTCGACGAGCTGACCGAGCACGACGACGGCCAGCCGTGGCGGATCGTCCGGGAGAAGGAGCACTCCGGCGAGCCGATGACCGTCGACGACGCGCTCTTCCAGATGGAACTCGTCGGGCACGACTTCTATCTGTTCCACGACAAGGAGAGCGGCCGCCCCAGCGTCGTCTATCGCCGTCGAGGCTACGACTACGGGATTCTCAGCCTGGCTGTGTGAGTTCCCCGCCGGAGACCTGCGCCAGCAGGTCTTCGGCGAACAGCACGAATTGGACGTCGTCGTGGCGGGTGCCGGCCGGGCCCGGCAGCCGGGAGCGCAGGTATGCTTCCCGCTGGAAGCCGGCCTTCTCCAGCACCCGTTGCGACCCCCGGTTGTCCGGCAGTGTGCCGGCGATCAGCCGGGCGATCCCGGTCTCGGCGAACGCCCAGAGTGCGACCAGTTTCGCCGCCCGGGTGGTCATGCCGCGCCCGCGGAACTCCGGCAGCATGCTGTAACCGATCATCGCCTGCCCGGTCCGCGGCTCCTGGTAATACAGCGAGACCTCGCCGGCCGGGGCGCCGGTGGCGGTGTCCACGATCACCATGTCGGCGCGGCTGCCGGCCAGCCAGTGCGCGGGCGCCCAGAGGCACCGCCGGCGCACCTCGTCCGGCTCCGGCGGGATCGGCGGCACGCTGGTCGCCACCACGTCCGGCCGGCTGTGCAGGTCGGCGTAGAAGGCGATGTCGTCCTCGCCGAGTGGGCGCAGCGTCACCACCCCGTCGGTCAGGTCGCCGCCGGGCAGGTCGGGCAGCAGCCGCTCGGCGGGCGTCCCGGGGTCGCCGGCCAGCCGGGCGTAGACGAGCACGTCGTCGTAGCCGCCGGTGTCGTTCGGCAGGGCGCCGCGCCGCTCGCCCTCGCGCGTGAAGCCGGCCGCCAGCGCGACCCGCTGGGCGATCGGGTTGTCCTGGTGGATCAGCAGCTCCAGCCGGTGCAGACCGGTGATTTCGGGCGTGTCGCCGAAAATGTGGTCGCCGAGGGTGCGCAGCGCGGCGGTCCCGAGCCCGAGGCCCCGGGCCGGCGACCCGATCCAGAAGGTGACCCGGGCGGCGCCCGGATCGGCCCGCTGCCGGTCCAGATCGATGCCGCCGACCGGGAACCCGGTGCTGAGGCGGATGACGGCGTACGAGAAATCGCTGGTCGAAGACCCGCCGCGGGGCAGGAACCGCCGGCCGTGCCGGTCCTCGCGGGCCGCCGTGACCGCGGCCTCGTCCTGCGGGCCGCGGGCGCGCAGCAGCACCCCGTCGTCGTGATCCACTCCTCCATCCTGCCGCAGACTCGCCCGGGCGAGAAACCGGCTTCAAACGGTCATGGACTGCGCTGTCAGCGAACTTCCTGCCCCGTTTCGTCCTGTTTGCGAGATTGGCGGGAGGCTCGGGTCACAGGCTCCGGAAGAAGGTGCCTACGATGGTTCGGCAGACTGTCTAGGGGAGCGCTGACCCGTGTCGATATTGGAAAAGATCCTCCGTGCCGGCGAAGGCCGCATGGTACGCCGGCTCAAGGCGATCGCGGACGCGGTCAACTCGATCGAGGATGACTACGTCGACCTCACCGACGACGAGTTGCGCGAGTGCACCGAGCAGTTCAAGCAGCGGTATCAGGACGGCGAGTCGCTCGACTCGCTGCTTCCGGAGGCGTTCGCGGTGGCCCGCGAGGGTGCCAAGCGCGTGCTCGGCCAGCGGGCGTACGACGTCCAGCTGATGGGCGGCGCCGCGCTGCACTTCGGCAACATCCCGGAGATGAAGACCGGTGAGGGCAAGACCCTGACCGGCGTGTTCCCGGCATACCTGAACGCCCTGAGCGGCGACGGCGTGCACATCATCACGGTGAACGACTACCTCGCCCAGCGGGACGCCGAGTGGGTCGGTCGGGTGCACGTGTTCCTCGGCCTCACCGTCGGCGTGATCCTGCCGAACCGGCCGGCCGCCGAGCACCGCGCGGCCTACCAGTGCGACATCACGTACGGCACCAACAACGAGTTCGGTTTCGACTACCTGCGCGACAACATGGCGTGGTCGAGGGACGAGCTGGTGCAGCGTGGGCACAACTTCGCGATCGTCGACGAGGTCGACTCGATCCTGATCGACGAGGCCCGCACCCCGCTGATCATCTCCGGCCCGGCCGAGCACTCCCAGCGCTGGTACGCGGAGTTCGCCGCCATCGTCAAGCGGCTGGAGAAGGGCAAGGACGGCGCCGGCGACTACGAGGTCGACGAGGCCAAGCGCACCGTCGCGATCACCGAGCGCGGTGTGTCCCGGGTCGAGGACCGGATCGGCATCGACAACCTGTACGAATCGGTGAACACCCCGCTGGTCGGCTACCTGAACAACGCCATCAAGGCCAAGGAGCTGTACAAGCGCGACAAGGACTACATCGTCAGCCCCGAGGGCGAGGTCCTGATCGTCGACGAGTTCACCGGCCGCATCCTGCACGGCCGCCGCTACAACGAGGGCATGCACCAGGCCATCGAGGCGAAGGAGGGGGTGGAGGTCAAGCAGGAGAACCAGACCCTGGCGACCGTCACCCTGCAGAACTACTTCCGCCTCTACAACAAGCTCGGCGGCATGACCGGTACGGCGCAGACCGAGGCCGGCGAGTTCAACAGCGTCTACAAGGTCGGCGTCGTGTCCATCCCGACGCACCGCCCGATGATCCGGGTCGATCACCCCGACGTCATCTACAAGACCGAGAAAGCCAAGTTCAGCGCGGTCATCGAGGACATCGCCGAGCGCCACGCGACCGGTCAGCCGGTCCTGGTCGGCACCGTCTCGGTGGAGAACTCGGAGATCCTCTCCACCCTGCTGCGCCGCCGCGGCATCCCGCACAGCGTGCTGAACGCGAAGTTCCACGCGCAGGAAGCCACGATCATCGCGCAGGCCGGCCGCAAGGGCGCGGTCACGGTCGCCACCAACATGGCCGGCCGTGGCACCGACATCCTGCTCGGCGGCAACGCCGACTTCCTCGCCGCCCAGGAGCTGGCGCAGCGCGGCCTCGACCCGGCGGAAAACCCGGAGGAGTACGCGAAGGCCCTCGAAGAGGTGCTTCCGCAGGTCAAGGAGGCCTGCGAGGCCGAGCAGGCCGAGGTGCAGGCGGCCGGCGGCCTGTACGTACTGGGCACCGAGCGGCACGACTCCCGGCGCATCGACAACCAGCTCCGCGGCCGCTCCGGCCGGCAGGGTGACCCGGGCGAGTCCCGGTTCTACCTGTCGCTGCAGGACGATCTGATGAAGCGGTTCCGGGCCGGCGCGGTCGAGGCGGTCATGGAGCGCTTCAACATCCCCGAGGACGTGCCGATCGAGTCCAAGATGGTGACCCGGCAGATCCGCAGCGCGCAGACCCAGATCGAGGCGCAGAACGCCGAGATCCGCAAGAACGTGCTGAAGTACGACGAGGTGATGAACAAGCAGCGGCAGGTCGTCTACGCCGAGCGCAAGCGGGTGCTCGACGGCGAGGACATGCACGAGCAGGTCACCCACATGATCGACGACGTGATCACGGATGTCGTGCACGCCGCCACCTCGGACGGCTACGCCGAGGACTGGGACCTGGAGCAGCTCTGGACGAACCTGCGGCGCCTGTTCCCGGTCACCCTCACCATCGAGGACCTGATCGAGGAGTCCGGCGGCGAGCGCAACGCGATCGACCAGGAGTTCCTGGTCGAGCAGCTCAAGCAGGACGCGCAGGCGGCGTACGCGGCCCGCGAGGAGGAGCTGGGCAGCGAGGCCGTCCGCGAGCTGGAGCGCCAGGTGCTGCTCGCGGTCATCGACCGCAAGTGGCGTGAGCACCTCTACGAGATGGACTACCTGCAGGAGGGCATCAGCCTGCGGGCCTACGCGCAGCGCGACCCGGTCGTGGAGTACCAGCGCGAGGGCTTCGACATGTTCAACCAGATGATGGAGGGCATCAAGGAGGAGGCCGTCGGCTTCGTCTTCAACCTGGAGGTCCAGGTCGAGGAGCAGCCCACCGTCAACGTCGACCCGTCCCAGGCCTTCGAGCTGCCCAAGGTCGGCGAGGTGCCGGACGACGCCCCGGTCGACGAGCCGCACGAGCACGTCGAGGTCCGCGCGAAGGGTCTCGGCGGCGGCAACCGTCCGCAGAACCTGCAGTACACCGCCCCCGCCATCGACGGCGAGGCGGGCGGCGGCAGCCCGGTGATCCAGCCGCAGGCGGAGCCGCCGGTCGCCTTCGGCCCGGGCGGCGCCCCGTCCCCGGTCCCGGCGAACCCGGCCCACACCACCGCCGGCCGCCACGCCGCCAAGGAAGCCGACTCGAACGGCCCGTCCCGCAACGCCCCGTGCTACTGCGGCTCCGGAAAGAAGTACAAGCGCTGCCACGGCGCCCCCGGCGCCGTCTGACCCACCCCACCATCTGATCCGCCAGCACCATCGGATCCGCCAGCGCCAGCGCCATCGGATCCGCCAGCGCCATCGGATCCGCCAGCGCCA
Protein-coding regions in this window:
- the secA gene encoding preprotein translocase subunit SecA; protein product: MSILEKILRAGEGRMVRRLKAIADAVNSIEDDYVDLTDDELRECTEQFKQRYQDGESLDSLLPEAFAVAREGAKRVLGQRAYDVQLMGGAALHFGNIPEMKTGEGKTLTGVFPAYLNALSGDGVHIITVNDYLAQRDAEWVGRVHVFLGLTVGVILPNRPAAEHRAAYQCDITYGTNNEFGFDYLRDNMAWSRDELVQRGHNFAIVDEVDSILIDEARTPLIISGPAEHSQRWYAEFAAIVKRLEKGKDGAGDYEVDEAKRTVAITERGVSRVEDRIGIDNLYESVNTPLVGYLNNAIKAKELYKRDKDYIVSPEGEVLIVDEFTGRILHGRRYNEGMHQAIEAKEGVEVKQENQTLATVTLQNYFRLYNKLGGMTGTAQTEAGEFNSVYKVGVVSIPTHRPMIRVDHPDVIYKTEKAKFSAVIEDIAERHATGQPVLVGTVSVENSEILSTLLRRRGIPHSVLNAKFHAQEATIIAQAGRKGAVTVATNMAGRGTDILLGGNADFLAAQELAQRGLDPAENPEEYAKALEEVLPQVKEACEAEQAEVQAAGGLYVLGTERHDSRRIDNQLRGRSGRQGDPGESRFYLSLQDDLMKRFRAGAVEAVMERFNIPEDVPIESKMVTRQIRSAQTQIEAQNAEIRKNVLKYDEVMNKQRQVVYAERKRVLDGEDMHEQVTHMIDDVITDVVHAATSDGYAEDWDLEQLWTNLRRLFPVTLTIEDLIEESGGERNAIDQEFLVEQLKQDAQAAYAAREEELGSEAVRELERQVLLAVIDRKWREHLYEMDYLQEGISLRAYAQRDPVVEYQREGFDMFNQMMEGIKEEAVGFVFNLEVQVEEQPTVNVDPSQAFELPKVGEVPDDAPVDEPHEHVEVRAKGLGGGNRPQNLQYTAPAIDGEAGGGSPVIQPQAEPPVAFGPGGAPSPVPANPAHTTAGRHAAKEADSNGPSRNAPCYCGSGKKYKRCHGAPGAV
- a CDS encoding GNAT family N-acetyltransferase — encoded protein: MDHDDGVLLRARGPQDEAAVTAAREDRHGRRFLPRGGSSTSDFSYAVIRLSTGFPVGGIDLDRQRADPGAARVTFWIGSPARGLGLGTAALRTLGDHIFGDTPEITGLHRLELLIHQDNPIAQRVALAAGFTREGERRGALPNDTGGYDDVLVYARLAGDPGTPAERLLPDLPGGDLTDGVVTLRPLGEDDIAFYADLHSRPDVVATSVPPIPPEPDEVRRRCLWAPAHWLAGSRADMVIVDTATGAPAGEVSLYYQEPRTGQAMIGYSMLPEFRGRGMTTRAAKLVALWAFAETGIARLIAGTLPDNRGSQRVLEKAGFQREAYLRSRLPGPAGTRHDDVQFVLFAEDLLAQVSGGELTQPG
- the hpf gene encoding ribosome hibernation-promoting factor, HPF/YfiA family, whose protein sequence is MDIVVKGRNVEVPDHYREHVADKLSKVERYDQKLMRVDVELFHERNPRQSDTCQRVEITVMTKGPVVRAEAQAQDFYAALDCAINKLDARLRRSADRRRVHRGRHAPVSVAAATANLPTDLTRGGAATLTAEPEVDELTEHDDGQPWRIVREKEHSGEPMTVDDALFQMELVGHDFYLFHDKESGRPSVVYRRRGYDYGILSLAV